In the genome of Candidatus Krumholzibacteriota bacterium, the window GCCGCGGGCACCTCCCACCCTCCCGGATCGACCGCGTCGCGGCGGACCATCCACCGGAGGAAGAGGTTGAGACGCTTGCAGGCGCTCCGGCGGCAGGGCGAGGGAAGCAGGCAGGCCCCGTCGTCGTCGACGCCGCAGACGATCCGCCCGGCGAAGTCGGCGAGCGCCTCGATGACCGTCTCGCCGCCGGGATCCAGCTTCGAGCGGAATCCCGCCTCGAGCGAGCCGTCGGCGGCGATCATCGCCGCCGCGCCCGCGAGAACCGCGGCGAGGTCGTCCCCCGTCGCCCACCGGTGACGGAACCCCTCGTAGATCCGCCTGAACTCGGCCGGCGGCGTCTCCGCGAGAAAGGCGGCGGGGCTTCCGGCCATCGGCGCGAGCGCGATCTCGACGCTGCGC includes:
- a CDS encoding TIGR02757 family protein, whose product is MDAPVAEALERLYERYDDRAWVDPDPLALLYGFDDVRDREIAGLVASSLAFGGVRQIMRSVEIALAPMAGSPAAFLAETPPAEFRRIYEGFRHRWATGDDLAAVLAGAAAMIAADGSLEAGFRSKLDPGGETVIEALADFAGRIVCGVDDDGACLLPSPCRRSACKRLNLFLRWMVRRDAVDPGGWEVPAAMLVVPLDRHMHRFGLALGLTGRRQADLQTALEITAAFRRVSPADPVKYDFALTRLGIRDDDDRAELLGRLGIA